In the Paenibacillus sp. FSL H7-0357 genome, one interval contains:
- a CDS encoding globin-coupled sensor protein, with product MDSKNLVPTATQSFHTLDGHEELNEQMRMIDLTEEDLTLLRLLKPVVERDIDIITDQFYKTVLGVGKLEAIILEHSSIERLKKTLKQHIIEIFDGNVDEHYIAKRLSIAKIHKRVGLEPKWYLSAFQNLQNVFITAVYNQSLKENETLKVVQTITKLLNLEQQLVLEAYEKENTREKEEQYLIVKNELKQKIAEFSGELIDLSMDTNAAVEQLVASSNEVSSTFQRTASSAKESQGMARDGHEHLDSLTGQIHLIYESTNEMERSVDELSSSSRQIQKIVAAVQEIADQTKILSLNATIEAARAGEHGRGFSVVAQEVNRLAEDTKNTVVRIGELTDLSGRLTSQVVEEIRKVQELTKSGKHQSLETSRLFSEIVDSMQTSTQEIVTVEQEIRVLIQTIEGIGSTTAQSAASAEYFRSATEGL from the coding sequence ATGGACAGCAAGAATCTTGTACCCACTGCCACACAGTCTTTTCATACCCTTGACGGGCATGAGGAACTCAATGAACAGATGCGAATGATTGACTTGACTGAGGAAGATCTTACGCTTCTGCGTCTATTGAAACCGGTTGTAGAAAGAGATATCGACATCATAACCGACCAGTTTTACAAGACTGTGCTTGGAGTCGGTAAACTGGAAGCGATTATCCTTGAACACAGCAGTATTGAACGGTTAAAAAAGACTTTAAAGCAGCATATTATTGAAATCTTCGATGGAAACGTTGATGAACATTATATTGCCAAACGTCTCAGCATTGCGAAGATTCATAAGAGAGTCGGACTGGAGCCGAAATGGTATTTGTCGGCTTTTCAAAACCTGCAGAATGTATTTATTACAGCTGTATATAATCAATCCCTGAAAGAAAACGAGACCTTAAAAGTGGTTCAGACCATAACCAAACTGCTGAATTTGGAACAACAGCTGGTACTGGAAGCGTATGAGAAGGAAAACACCAGAGAGAAGGAAGAGCAGTACTTAATTGTAAAAAATGAACTGAAGCAAAAAATTGCAGAATTCAGCGGTGAGCTAATAGATCTCAGTATGGATACTAACGCTGCTGTAGAGCAGCTGGTGGCAAGCAGTAACGAAGTGAGTAGTACGTTCCAACGAACTGCAAGTTCGGCTAAGGAGTCTCAGGGGATGGCTAGGGACGGGCATGAGCACTTGGACAGCCTTACCGGTCAAATTCATCTGATTTATGAAAGCACCAATGAAATGGAACGGTCGGTGGATGAACTAAGCAGCTCATCTCGGCAGATCCAGAAGATTGTTGCAGCTGTTCAGGAAATTGCTGATCAGACCAAAATTCTTTCACTCAATGCTACTATAGAAGCTGCGAGGGCTGGAGAGCATGGTAGAGGCTTCAGCGTAGTTGCGCAGGAGGTCAACCGGCTAGCCGAGGATACCAAGAATACAGTTGTACGCATCGGCGAGCTAACCGATCTATCAGGGAGGCTGACCTCTCAGGTTGTTGAAGAGATCCGCAAGGTACAGGAACTGACTAAGAGCGGTAAACATCAATCGCTTGAGACCAGCCGGCTGTTTAGTGAAATCGTGGATTCCATGCAGACCAGCACCCAGGAAATTGTGACCGTAGAACAAGAGATAAGAGTGTTGATTCAAACTATCGAAGGAATCGGCTCTACAACGGCACAATCTGCCGCCTCAGCGGAGTATTTCCGATCAGCTACAGAGGGTCTTTAA
- a CDS encoding Crp/Fnr family transcriptional regulator, producing MVEAIVESSYYAKGSLVFREGEESDSLFVVKSGLIKLTQSNKEGKQHILRFLFPGDYFGQFALLHHKQNYVTAEVVESGSVCRMHRKQFVPLLENNAALAFSFLMSMSEQLHQAEELAGAMHIYDVEKRLARLLLYLHNRNQSEDSSRVQGNSIDLPAAKKEFAAMIGATAETLSRKLNYLESMGIITVRKRTVDILDLKALNQMAEMKE from the coding sequence ATGGTAGAAGCGATAGTAGAATCGAGCTATTATGCTAAAGGAAGTCTTGTATTCCGAGAGGGAGAAGAGTCAGATTCGCTTTTTGTAGTGAAGAGTGGCCTCATTAAGCTCACGCAGAGCAATAAAGAAGGCAAGCAGCATATCCTCCGATTCCTGTTCCCCGGCGACTATTTCGGACAGTTTGCTTTGCTGCACCACAAACAAAATTATGTAACAGCCGAAGTTGTAGAGAGTGGAAGTGTATGCCGGATGCACCGCAAACAATTTGTTCCTTTATTGGAGAACAACGCGGCGCTTGCATTCAGCTTTTTAATGTCAATGAGCGAACAGTTGCATCAAGCCGAAGAGCTGGCTGGTGCAATGCATATATATGATGTAGAAAAACGCCTCGCCCGGTTGCTGCTTTATCTGCATAACAGAAATCAATCGGAGGATTCCTCCCGTGTACAAGGTAACAGCATTGATTTGCCGGCTGCCAAAAAAGAGTTCGCCGCTATGATTGGAGCCACTGCCGAAACACTTAGCCGCAAGCTGAATTATCTGGAAAGTATGGGGATTATCACGGTCCGTAAAAGAACGGTAGACATTTTAGATCTAAAAGCACTGAATCAAATGGCAGAAATGAAAGAATAG
- a CDS encoding V4R domain-containing protein, translating into MLQYTFEDMKSMDRSVLGNMVPLELFRTIRLIGMNQGLPLGGKGTTLTVGRKIGESLPVNTLEELLQLFEDLKIGIPRILHEDDRKINIAVEDCFCKGLPTLEEEKLICDLEGAILEGALSKIMGRRISVREVKCNAAGHEHCEYEVKL; encoded by the coding sequence ATGCTGCAATATACCTTCGAAGATATGAAAAGTATGGACAGATCTGTGCTTGGCAACATGGTTCCGCTTGAATTATTCCGCACCATCCGCCTTATCGGAATGAACCAGGGTCTCCCCCTTGGCGGTAAAGGAACTACACTTACTGTTGGCCGAAAAATCGGTGAGAGTCTACCAGTGAACACACTCGAGGAGTTACTACAACTATTCGAGGATTTGAAAATAGGGATTCCACGCATCCTGCATGAGGATGACCGCAAGATCAACATCGCGGTGGAGGACTGCTTTTGTAAAGGTCTCCCGACGCTGGAGGAAGAGAAGCTGATTTGTGATTTGGAAGGAGCTATTCTGGAAGGGGCTTTATCCAAAATCATGGGAAGACGGATATCCGTCAGAGAAGTAAAATGCAATGCTGCAGGTCATGAGCATTGTGAGTATGAAGTTAAACTTTAA
- a CDS encoding cupin domain-containing protein yields the protein MMEKKTLVEAIQYQEERFTKKILFQKGDSVMFMLNFMPDQQLPAHKHPGADVFILALKGNGIINVNDVEQDLAEGDIIHLAGDESFSYRNNGHQPASLHVVISKVPGPAYTQEIS from the coding sequence ATGATGGAGAAAAAGACATTAGTAGAGGCAATTCAATATCAGGAGGAACGGTTTACAAAAAAAATCCTGTTTCAAAAAGGCGATAGTGTAATGTTTATGCTTAATTTCATGCCAGACCAACAGCTTCCAGCGCATAAGCATCCCGGAGCAGATGTATTCATCCTTGCTCTGAAGGGAAACGGCATCATTAATGTTAACGATGTAGAGCAGGATCTAGCTGAAGGTGATATTATCCACCTCGCCGGTGATGAATCCTTTTCCTACCGTAACAATGGTCATCAGCCTGCAAGTTTGCATGTGGTAATATCCAAAGTTCCAGGCCCAGCGTACACCCAAGAAATATCCTAA
- the tuf gene encoding elongation factor Tu, whose product MAKAKFERNKPHVNIGTIGHVDHGKTTLTAAITTVLSKKYGGAAVAFDQIDKAPEERERGITISTAHVEYETPNRHYAHVDCPGHADYVKNMITGAAQMDGAILVVSAADGPMPQTREHILLSRQVGVPYIVVFLNKCDMVEDEELLELVEMEVRDLLSEYDFPGDDTPIIRGSAREALQNPDGDYAQKIVEMFETIDTYIPLPERQTDKPFLMPVEDVFSITGRGTVATGRVERGTVKVGEEIEIVGIHEETKKSVVTGVEMFRKLLDSAQAGDNIGALLRGVDRNMIERGQVIAKPNSVKPHTEFTAQIYVLTKEEGGRHKPFFTGYRPQFYFRTTDVTGIINLPEGTEMVMPGDNITVTVSLISPIAIEEGTKFSIREGGRTVGAGSVASIQK is encoded by the coding sequence ATGGCAAAGGCAAAGTTTGAACGTAACAAACCACACGTTAACATCGGTACTATTGGTCACGTCGACCATGGTAAAACAACTCTGACTGCTGCAATCACTACTGTATTGTCCAAAAAATACGGTGGCGCTGCTGTAGCATTCGACCAAATCGATAAGGCTCCTGAAGAACGCGAACGTGGTATCACTATCTCCACAGCTCACGTTGAATATGAAACTCCTAACCGTCACTACGCACACGTAGACTGCCCTGGTCACGCCGACTATGTTAAAAACATGATCACTGGCGCAGCGCAAATGGACGGAGCTATCCTGGTTGTATCCGCAGCTGACGGCCCTATGCCACAAACTCGCGAACACATCCTGCTGTCCCGTCAAGTAGGCGTTCCTTACATCGTTGTATTCTTGAACAAATGCGACATGGTTGAAGACGAAGAGTTGCTTGAACTGGTTGAAATGGAAGTTCGCGACTTGCTGAGCGAATATGATTTCCCAGGCGATGATACTCCAATCATCCGTGGATCTGCTCGTGAAGCTCTTCAAAACCCTGATGGCGATTATGCACAAAAAATCGTTGAGATGTTCGAAACGATTGATACGTACATTCCGCTTCCAGAGCGTCAAACTGACAAGCCTTTCTTGATGCCTGTCGAAGATGTATTCTCCATTACTGGCCGCGGTACTGTGGCAACTGGTCGCGTAGAACGCGGAACAGTTAAAGTCGGAGAAGAAATCGAAATCGTTGGTATTCATGAAGAAACTAAGAAATCCGTAGTTACGGGCGTAGAAATGTTCCGTAAATTGCTGGATTCCGCTCAAGCAGGCGACAACATCGGCGCACTTCTGCGTGGTGTTGACCGTAACATGATCGAGCGCGGCCAAGTAATTGCTAAGCCGAACTCCGTTAAACCACACACTGAGTTCACTGCTCAGATCTACGTTCTGACTAAAGAAGAAGGCGGACGTCACAAACCATTCTTCACTGGTTACCGTCCACAGTTCTACTTCCGTACAACTGACGTAACTGGCATCATCAACCTGCCAGAAGGTACTGAAATGGTTATGCCTGGTGACAACATCACAGTAACTGTTTCCCTGATCTCCCCAATCGCTATTGAAGAAGGTACTAAATTCTCCATTCGCGAAGGCGGACGTACAGTTGGAGCAGGTAGCGTAGCTTCCATCCAAAAATAA